CGTCTAATGCATTGTTATGCTGCGGTTGTTGATTGTTTTCGTTAGCCATCTTAAGTAAACCTCGTAAATAGTATTAAGTATATTTTAGCAAAATTAGGCCTTGGAGCGCGCGCACGGGAATTGATACAATAAACGGTAGGTATTAAATATGAAAAAAGTAACTGTTTTTTGGTTTATTGTTGTTTTGCTTATGTTAGGCGGCGGGTTGTACTACCGCTACTGTTTCCACCGGGTAGATGAGCGCGGGGCAACGTTGCTGATGCGCGGATTTGAAAGCAGTGCGTCCAATAAAGATATGTTGCGCCTGCTTAAACGCAGCGACGACTTAAATGTGCAGGATAAAAGCGGAAGAACCGCCCTCTTTTATGCGGCGCGTTATACGAAAGATGCGAATATCTTGCGTAAAATGCTTTTGGACGGGGCTGATGTGTTTGTAACGGACAACAACGGCCAAACCGCTTTGATGCAGGCGGCCCGCTATAACGAATCTGCGGAAATAGTATCTTTGCTCTCTCAAGTGGGCGGCACGATAAACACAACGGATAAGATGCAAAATACCGCACTGTTGTTGGCGGCTCGCCATAATAAAGCGGCGGTTATCAAGGAACTACTTCGGCACGGAGCCGACCCCGATCTTGCCGGACAAGACGGCCGCACCGCGGCGCAACTGTTGGCGGAAAACGAATATTTAACAGACCAAGAAAAAACGGACTATCGCCAAGCCATGTTGATAGTTTCTATCTTGCGCCCGGTAGAAAAATAGTTTGAAATAAAAATACCGCTCTCGTAAAAGAGCGGTATTAAATTTTTCCGGGACTAGGATTCGAACCTAGAATTAATGCTCCAGAGGCACCCGTGTTACCATTACACCATCCCGGAGTAACATAAATATTCTACCACATTTTTTAGAAAGAGAAAACTGCCCGCCCAGTTCTTTCCCTTCTCATAATTTGTTATAATAAAAATAGATTTAGCGCCTATAGCTCAATCGGTTAGAGCAACCGACTCATAATCGGTGGGTTCCAGGTTCAAGTCCTGGTGGGCGCAGTAAAATTTGCCTCTGCCTTTACGGCAGGGGCAAATTTTTATGCCCAAGC
The DNA window shown above is from Elusimicrobium sp. and carries:
- a CDS encoding ankyrin repeat domain-containing protein — protein: MKKVTVFWFIVVLLMLGGGLYYRYCFHRVDERGATLLMRGFESSASNKDMLRLLKRSDDLNVQDKSGRTALFYAARYTKDANILRKMLLDGADVFVTDNNGQTALMQAARYNESAEIVSLLSQVGGTINTTDKMQNTALLLAARHNKAAVIKELLRHGADPDLAGQDGRTAAQLLAENEYLTDQEKTDYRQAMLIVSILRPVEK